The Triticum aestivum cultivar Chinese Spring chromosome 7B, IWGSC CS RefSeq v2.1, whole genome shotgun sequence genome window below encodes:
- the LOC123159088 gene encoding ADP,ATP carrier protein encodes MMDELRPPSVVQKLHGQSMLFKEISSSAMRSHVVNNAHYARNFSVTKYHQTNGSIGHLPRNTASPIRAPAPEEKGFSGFMIDFLMGGVSAAVSKTAAAPIERVKLLIQNQDEMIKSGRLSHPYKSIGDCFTRTVKDEGVVALWRGNTANVIRYFPTQALNFAFKDHFKRMFNFKKDKDGYWKWFFGNIASGGAAGASSLLFVYSLDYARTRLANDAKAAKVGGQRQFDGIVDVYRKTLASDGVRGLYRGFNVSCVGIIVYRGLYFGMYDSLKPAVLVGSLEDNLLASFLLGWGVTMGAGLASYPIDTVRRRMMMTSGESVKYKNSMDAFKKIIAEEGPKSLFKGAGANILRAVAGAGVLAVYDKLQVVVFGKKYGSGGG; translated from the exons ATGATGGATGAGCTGCGGCCTCCATCTGTGGTCCAGAAGCTCCATGGACAGTCCATGTTGTTCAAAGAAATATCTTCTTCTGCCATGAGAAGTCATGTAGTTAACAATGCACATTATGCGCGCAATTTCTCTGTGACAAAATACCATCAGACGAATGGAAGTATTGGGCATTTGCCTCGCAATACAGCATCCCCGATCCGCGCCCCCGCGCCCGAAGAGAAGGGTTTTTCTGGATTCATGATTGATTTTCTAATGGGTGGAGTTTCTGCCGCCGTCTCCAAAACGGCGGCTGCTCCGATTGAGCGTGTTAAGCTCTTGATTCAGAACCAAGATGAAATGATCAAGAGTGGTAGGCTTTCTCATCCTTACAAAAGTATCGGCGATTGCTTCACCCGCACAGTAAAAGATGAGGGTGTGGTTGCACTCTGGAGGGGAAACACGGCCAATGTTATCCGTTACTTCCCGACTCAG GCCTTAAACTTTGCCTTCAAGGACCATTTTAAGCGAATGTTCAACTTTAAAAAGGACAAGGATGGGTACTGGAAGTGGTTCTTCGGCAACATAGCTTCTGGAGGAGCAGCCGGTGCTTCTTCTCTGTTGTTTGTGTATTCTCTGGATTACGCTCGTACTCGTCTTGCCAATGATGCCAAGGCTGCAAAGGTGGGTGGCCAGAGGCAGTTCGACGGCATCGTAGATGTCTATCGCAAGACCCTCGCTAGCGACGGTGTCCGTGGCTTGTACCGTGGGTTCAACGTGTCTTGTGTGGGCATCATCGTTTATCGAGGTCTTTACTTCGGAATGTACGACTCTCTCAAGCCGGCGGTTCTCGTTGGTTCTCTTGAG GACAACTTGCTTGCCAGTTTCCTCCTTGGCTGGGGTGTAACGATGGGTGCTGGGCTTGCCTCGTATCCTATTGATACCGTGCGCCGCCGTATGATGATGACATCCGGTGAGTCCGTGAAGTATAAGAACTCAATGGATGCTTTCAAGAAGATCATCGCCGAGGAGGGCCCCAAGTCCCTCTTCAAGGGTGCCGGCGCCAACATCCTTCGCGCTGTTGCGGGTGCTGGTGTCCTTGCGGTGTATGACAAGCTCCAGGTGGTCGTCTTTGGCAAGAAGTATGGGTCCGGTGGTGGCTAA